The following are encoded in a window of Candidatus Fluviicola riflensis genomic DNA:
- the secA gene encoding preprotein translocase subunit SecA: MLGGLLKKLLGDKSATDRKQYQPVIDQVAVFYNNLRNVSDDELRNRTAAFQQQVKDATADLEAKVADLKLQANNPELSINDKEDLYEEIDRLEKDINQEIEKVLEVILPEAFAVVKETSRRWAENGQLSVKATELDRELATKKDGITIDGDTAIWHNKWTAAGGDVEWVMVHYDVQLMGGAVLHRGNIAEMQTGEGKTLVATLPVYLNALSGKGVHLVTVNDYLAKRDSEWMGPLYQFHGLRVDCIDKHQPNSPARRKAYEADITFGTNNEFGFDYLRDNMASAVEDLVQRKHHFAIVDEVDSVLIDDARTPLIISGPTPKGDQHEFYELKPRVEVVVEAQRKYVNQALADAKRLLAVINNPADGAVDMKTMIEEGSIALLRAHRGLPKNKALIKFLSEPGIKALLQKTENHYMAEQGKHMKKIDVELYFVIDEKNNTVELTEKGIDLISGNEDRRFFVMPDISTEITQLQKQGLEPEAFAAHKDALIRDYSVKSERIHSVTQLLKAYTLFEKEVEYVIMDSKIKIVDESTGRIMEGRRYSDGLHQAIEAKENVQVEAATQTYATITLQNYFRMYHKLAGMTGTAETEAKEFWDIYKLDVIVIPTNRAISRKDSHDLVFKTAREKYAAVIEETERLVEQGRAVLVGTTTVEISELLSRMLKMKNIPHQVLNAKYHQREAEIVADAGKPGAVTIATNMAGRGTDIKLAPSVKEAGGLAIVGTERHDSRRVDRQLRGRSGRQGDPGSSQFFVSLEDDLMRKFGSERIAKLMDRLGLKEGEVIQHSMVSKSIERAQKKVEENNFGIRKRLLEYDDVMNAQRKAIYKKRHNALFGDRLDLDVSNMFYDVIESLVANHKEGSYAEFDLDMMRIMGMQSPVSEEDFKKLPANDLVYEIYNGVQEHYNRKNEAIGARAFPQIKHVHETMSNKYSNILLPLSDGRKHTQIVVGLEEAYNSGGKSISKELERNIVLGMIDNEWKEHLREMDDLRTSVQQAVYEQKDPLLIYKLESFELFKGMMARLSAETIEYLIKADLMQEQEVKSTNREVAENHYEKAQITSSDTTSSTPQPRFQGSEGFDEAIRNSAPVREKQQPVVVEPKIGRNDPCPCGSGKKYKQCHGK, encoded by the coding sequence ATGTTAGGAGGACTATTAAAAAAATTGTTAGGTGATAAATCCGCCACCGATCGCAAACAGTATCAACCTGTTATCGATCAGGTCGCCGTATTCTACAATAATTTACGCAACGTTAGCGACGACGAATTAAGAAATCGCACTGCCGCTTTTCAGCAACAGGTAAAAGACGCAACGGCTGATTTGGAAGCAAAAGTTGCCGACTTAAAACTACAAGCCAACAATCCGGAACTTTCGATTAACGACAAAGAAGATTTGTACGAAGAAATCGATCGTCTGGAAAAAGATATCAATCAGGAAATCGAAAAAGTACTGGAAGTTATACTTCCCGAAGCATTTGCAGTAGTGAAGGAAACTTCCCGCCGCTGGGCCGAAAACGGCCAGTTGTCTGTTAAAGCTACAGAACTTGATCGCGAACTGGCGACTAAGAAAGACGGAATTACCATCGACGGAGATACTGCTATCTGGCACAACAAATGGACCGCTGCCGGTGGTGATGTGGAATGGGTAATGGTTCATTACGATGTACAATTGATGGGTGGAGCTGTATTGCATCGCGGAAATATTGCCGAAATGCAAACAGGTGAAGGTAAAACATTGGTGGCGACGCTTCCTGTTTACCTAAACGCACTTTCAGGAAAAGGTGTTCACCTGGTAACCGTGAATGATTACCTGGCAAAACGTGACTCCGAATGGATGGGGCCACTTTACCAGTTTCACGGACTTCGTGTGGATTGTATTGACAAACACCAGCCAAACTCTCCTGCACGCCGAAAAGCCTACGAGGCGGATATTACGTTCGGAACCAACAATGAATTCGGTTTCGATTACCTGCGCGACAACATGGCAAGCGCTGTGGAAGATTTGGTTCAACGCAAACACCATTTCGCGATTGTCGATGAGGTCGATTCCGTATTGATTGACGACGCCAGAACGCCATTGATCATTTCAGGGCCGACTCCAAAAGGCGATCAGCACGAATTTTATGAATTGAAACCACGCGTTGAAGTAGTGGTTGAGGCACAACGTAAATATGTCAACCAGGCATTGGCCGATGCGAAACGGTTGCTGGCTGTGATCAACAATCCGGCAGATGGTGCTGTTGATATGAAAACCATGATAGAAGAAGGTTCTATCGCATTGTTGCGCGCTCACCGCGGTTTACCTAAGAACAAAGCATTGATCAAGTTCTTGTCTGAACCGGGAATCAAAGCGTTGCTTCAAAAAACGGAAAATCATTACATGGCAGAGCAAGGTAAACACATGAAGAAAATTGATGTGGAGCTTTACTTTGTGATCGATGAAAAAAACAATACGGTTGAATTGACCGAAAAAGGAATTGACCTGATCTCCGGAAACGAGGATCGCCGCTTCTTCGTAATGCCGGATATCAGTACGGAAATTACGCAATTGCAAAAACAAGGCCTTGAGCCGGAAGCATTTGCTGCGCACAAAGATGCATTGATCCGTGATTACAGTGTGAAATCGGAACGTATTCACTCCGTCACACAGCTCTTGAAAGCCTATACGCTTTTTGAGAAGGAAGTGGAATACGTGATCATGGACAGCAAGATCAAAATCGTAGATGAATCTACAGGTCGTATTATGGAAGGCCGACGTTATTCTGACGGTTTGCACCAGGCAATTGAAGCGAAGGAAAATGTTCAGGTAGAAGCTGCTACACAAACGTACGCAACCATTACCCTTCAGAATTACTTCCGTATGTACCACAAATTGGCGGGTATGACCGGAACGGCTGAAACGGAAGCAAAAGAATTCTGGGACATCTATAAACTGGATGTGATCGTGATTCCTACCAACCGTGCTATTTCGCGTAAAGATTCGCATGACCTGGTTTTCAAAACCGCCCGTGAAAAATATGCGGCAGTCATTGAAGAAACCGAAAGACTGGTAGAACAAGGAAGAGCTGTACTTGTTGGTACTACAACGGTTGAGATTTCGGAATTGCTGAGCCGTATGTTGAAAATGAAAAACATTCCTCACCAGGTATTGAACGCCAAGTATCACCAGCGCGAAGCGGAAATCGTTGCCGACGCAGGTAAACCGGGAGCAGTTACAATTGCAACCAACATGGCCGGCCGTGGAACGGATATCAAACTTGCACCAAGTGTGAAAGAAGCAGGAGGTTTGGCCATCGTAGGTACCGAGCGTCACGATTCACGACGTGTCGACAGACAGTTGCGTGGTCGTTCAGGACGTCAGGGAGATCCGGGATCATCACAGTTCTTTGTTTCGCTGGAAGATGATTTAATGCGTAAATTCGGTTCGGAACGTATTGCTAAACTGATGGACCGCCTTGGTTTGAAAGAAGGTGAAGTAATTCAGCACAGCATGGTTTCAAAATCCATTGAACGTGCGCAGAAAAAAGTAGAAGAAAACAACTTCGGAATCCGTAAACGATTATTGGAGTATGATGACGTAATGAATGCCCAGCGTAAAGCGATTTACAAAAAGCGTCACAACGCATTGTTCGGAGATCGTTTGGATCTGGATGTATCGAACATGTTCTATGACGTTATCGAGTCATTGGTAGCCAATCACAAAGAAGGAAGTTACGCCGAATTTGACCTGGATATGATGCGTATCATGGGAATGCAGTCTCCTGTTTCTGAAGAAGATTTCAAAAAATTGCCGGCCAATGATTTGGTTTACGAAATCTACAACGGTGTTCAGGAACATTACAATCGTAAAAATGAAGCGATTGGCGCACGTGCTTTTCCACAAATCAAGCACGTTCATGAAACGATGTCGAACAAGTACAGTAATATTTTATTGCCATTGAGCGACGGCCGCAAGCATACACAAATCGTTGTTGGTTTGGAAGAAGCATACAATTCCGGAGGTAAATCGATCAGCAAAGAACTGGAACGTAATATCGTTCTGGGAATGATTGACAACGAATGGAAAGAGCACTTGCGTGAAATGGATGACCTGCGTACATCGGTTCAGCAAGCGGTTTACGAACAAAAAGATCCGTTGCTTATTTACAAACTCGAGTCATTCGAGTTGTTCAAAGGCATGATGGCACGATTGAGCGCTGAGACGATTGAATACCTCATCAAAGCAGATTTGATGCAGGAGCAGGAAGTAAAAAGCACCAATCGTGAAGTAGCTGAAAATCACTACGAAAAGGCGCAAATCACTTCTTCTGACACAACGTCAAGCACTCCGCAACCGCGTTTCCAGGGAAGTGAAGGCTTTGATGAAGCCATTCGGAATTCAGCTCCGGTACGTGAAAAACAACAACCTGTAGTCGTTGAACCGAAAATCGGACGTAATGACCCTTGCCCTTGCGGCAGCGGAAAAAAATACAAACAGTGCCACGGTAAATAA
- a CDS encoding GMP synthase (glutamine-hydrolyzing) encodes MQEMILILDFGSQYTQLIARRVREMNVYCEIHPWNKIPELGAHIKGVVLSGSPFSTRDPESPKPDLSVIRGRFPLLGVCFGAQYMAQQFGGEVLPSTTREYGRANLSFVDQSNVLMKNMTDGSQVWMSHGDTIKTIPENYKIIASTHDVEVAGYTIEGETTFGIQFHPEVYHTLEGAVLLRNFIVEICGAAQNWTPDSFVETTVDQLKKQLGEDKVILGLSGGVDSSVAAMLLHRAIGDRLRCIFVDNGLLRKDEFSSVLESYKGLGLNVKGVDASEAFYAALKGVSDPELKRKAIGKVFIDVFDAESKLVTDAKWLGQGTIYPDVIESVSVNGGPSQTIKSHHNVGGLPDYMKLQVVEPLRLLFKDEVRRVGRSLELPENILSRHPFPGPGLGIRILGEVTAEKVRILQEVDAIFINGLKEHGLYNEVWQAGAIFLPIQSVGVMGDERTYENAVALRAVTSTDGMTADWCHLPYDFLALISNKIINHVKGINRVTYDISSKPPATIEWE; translated from the coding sequence ATGCAAGAAATGATCTTAATTCTCGATTTTGGTTCGCAATACACCCAGTTAATTGCTCGTCGCGTTCGTGAAATGAATGTGTACTGTGAAATTCATCCATGGAACAAAATACCTGAGCTTGGTGCTCATATCAAAGGGGTTGTTTTGTCAGGAAGCCCGTTTTCAACCCGTGATCCCGAATCTCCGAAACCAGATTTGTCGGTCATCAGAGGGCGTTTTCCGTTGCTGGGGGTTTGTTTCGGTGCGCAGTACATGGCGCAGCAGTTTGGTGGTGAAGTATTACCGTCAACCACTCGTGAGTATGGTCGTGCCAATCTGTCTTTTGTTGACCAGTCGAATGTGCTGATGAAAAACATGACAGACGGCTCGCAGGTTTGGATGAGTCATGGAGATACCATTAAAACGATACCTGAGAACTATAAAATCATCGCCAGCACACATGATGTGGAAGTGGCCGGATATACAATTGAAGGAGAAACAACCTTTGGAATTCAATTCCACCCGGAAGTTTACCACACATTGGAAGGAGCGGTTTTGTTGCGCAATTTCATTGTGGAGATTTGTGGCGCGGCACAGAACTGGACTCCTGATTCGTTTGTAGAAACAACCGTTGACCAGTTGAAAAAACAACTCGGTGAAGATAAAGTCATCCTCGGCCTTTCAGGCGGAGTAGATTCTTCCGTAGCGGCAATGTTATTGCACCGCGCTATCGGTGATCGGTTGCGTTGTATTTTCGTAGACAACGGCTTGCTCCGCAAAGATGAGTTTTCTTCAGTATTGGAATCTTATAAAGGATTGGGATTAAATGTAAAAGGAGTGGACGCTTCTGAAGCATTTTACGCTGCATTAAAAGGTGTTTCCGATCCTGAATTAAAGCGCAAGGCTATCGGGAAAGTATTCATTGATGTGTTTGATGCCGAATCAAAATTGGTAACCGATGCCAAATGGCTGGGGCAGGGAACGATTTATCCGGACGTCATCGAATCTGTTTCGGTGAACGGCGGGCCGTCGCAAACCATTAAGTCGCATCACAATGTTGGTGGTTTACCCGATTATATGAAATTACAGGTGGTTGAACCGTTGCGTTTATTATTTAAAGATGAAGTAAGACGTGTAGGCCGTTCGTTGGAATTACCTGAGAATATATTGAGTCGTCACCCGTTTCCGGGGCCTGGATTGGGAATACGTATTCTCGGCGAAGTCACTGCTGAAAAGGTTCGTATTTTGCAGGAAGTGGACGCGATCTTTATCAATGGATTAAAAGAACACGGTTTGTACAACGAAGTGTGGCAGGCCGGCGCTATTTTCCTTCCGATCCAATCGGTAGGCGTAATGGGCGATGAACGCACGTATGAAAATGCGGTTGCGTTGCGTGCAGTTACTTCTACAGATGGTATGACGGCCGATTGGTGCCATTTACCATACGATTTTCTTGCCTTGATCTCCAATAAAATCATCAATCACGTGAAAGGAATCAACCGCGTGACATACGATATTAGTTCCAAACCGCCCGCTACCATTGAGTGGGAATAG
- a CDS encoding coproporphyrinogen III oxidase has protein sequence MNKEAIAEQMRELQLFICAGLEQVDGSAIFSEDAWNRAEGGGGFTRTIKNGNVLEKGGVAFSAVHGPVSEIMRKQLQLDGDSFFATGVSIVLHPHNPHVPIIHMNVRYFELNTGVYWFGGGIDLTPHYIVPAQAQLFHQRLKDICDQFDPEFYNKFKPWADEYFYIPHRNETRGIGGVFFDHLNNHSSLSKEQLFAFCLELGRNFPAIYGEQVALGKDKQATEQQIQWRNLRRGRYVEFNLVNDRGTKFGLLSGGRTESILMSLPAVANWEYGFIPEPGSAEEATLKLLSGPQNWLSEN, from the coding sequence ATGAATAAAGAAGCGATTGCCGAACAAATGCGTGAGTTGCAGCTGTTTATTTGTGCCGGATTGGAACAGGTAGACGGCAGTGCAATTTTCTCGGAAGATGCCTGGAATAGGGCTGAAGGCGGCGGCGGATTTACCCGGACGATCAAAAACGGAAATGTTCTTGAAAAAGGAGGTGTGGCTTTTTCGGCCGTTCACGGCCCCGTAAGTGAAATCATGCGTAAACAATTGCAACTCGATGGTGATTCGTTTTTTGCAACCGGCGTTTCCATTGTGTTGCATCCCCACAATCCACATGTTCCGATCATTCACATGAATGTGCGTTATTTTGAGTTAAACACAGGCGTTTACTGGTTTGGCGGCGGAATTGACCTTACACCTCATTACATTGTTCCTGCACAAGCACAATTGTTTCACCAGCGACTTAAAGACATTTGCGATCAGTTCGATCCTGAATTTTACAACAAATTCAAACCGTGGGCCGACGAGTATTTTTACATTCCACACCGCAATGAAACCCGTGGAATCGGTGGGGTGTTTTTTGATCATCTCAACAATCATTCAAGCCTTTCCAAAGAACAGTTATTCGCATTTTGCCTGGAACTGGGCCGGAATTTTCCTGCTATATATGGTGAGCAGGTTGCTTTAGGAAAAGATAAACAGGCAACTGAACAGCAAATTCAATGGCGTAACCTGCGAAGAGGACGATATGTAGAGTTTAATCTGGTAAATGATCGCGGTACTAAATTCGGTTTATTAAGCGGTGGCAGAACAGAATCGATCCTAATGAGTTTACCAGCAGTTGCCAATTGGGAATACGGTTTTATTCCGGAACCCGGTTCAGCGGAAGAAGCGACCTTGAAACTGCTTTCTGGACCTCAAAACTGGTTATCAGAAAACTAA